One window from the genome of Streptococcus salivarius encodes:
- the hpt gene encoding hypoxanthine phosphoribosyltransferase translates to MLEKDIKKVLFSQEDIVAKTKELGQQLTEDYAEKNPLLVCVLKGAVPFMAELIKHIDTHIEMDFMVVSSYGGGTVSSGEVKILKDVDTNVEGRDIIFIEDIIDTGRTLLYLRDMFKYRKANSVKIATLFDKPEGRVVDIEADYVCYDVPNEFIVGFGLDYDEKYRNLPYVGVLKEEIYTK, encoded by the coding sequence ATGTTAGAAAAAGACATTAAAAAAGTCCTCTTTTCCCAAGAGGATATCGTAGCTAAAACTAAAGAACTAGGACAACAACTGACAGAGGATTATGCGGAGAAAAATCCTCTTCTAGTCTGTGTTTTGAAAGGTGCTGTTCCATTTATGGCAGAACTTATCAAACATATCGACACCCATATTGAGATGGACTTTATGGTCGTTTCAAGTTATGGTGGCGGAACTGTCAGCAGTGGTGAAGTAAAGATTCTTAAAGATGTTGACACTAATGTTGAAGGACGAGACATCATCTTTATTGAAGATATCATTGATACAGGTCGTACGCTCCTTTATCTTCGAGATATGTTCAAGTACCGTAAAGCCAATTCAGTCAAAATCGCAACTCTTTTTGATAAACCAGAAGGTCGTGTTGTTGATATTGAGGCAGATTACGTATGTTACGATGTTCCTAATGAATTTATCGTTGGTTTCGGACTAGACTATGATGAAAAATACCGTAACCTCCCTTATGTCGGTGTCCTAAAAGAAGAAATTTATACAAAATAA
- a CDS encoding serine hydrolase: protein MKKLLIAATVVLVSSSPLVLLPMEKELTLTPKQVQKLTQNTTASLTQFKQIPKNPRTITTILTYKNKDLTEFKTSIQADTKLSISAIFWNAKGEPVFQLQDGDYVAASQKSIVDDSIYNQKPVDMTFWTKDGLTVYKEPYVLGTEKADSKLASFKPIKVSQVAQTHAGTYYLVDGEGWINASDLSTTDNRIESVQKVLNEKYNNQERISVYVKQLDTNRVAAINDEKSMYAASVAKLGLLYYAQERLSQEKLALSDEYQYTSAVNGFPGAYDPDGSGKISKMPDDKNYSLENLLKAVAQNSDNVATNILGYYVANQYDKAFQKSVDKAAATSWNMDKKELTARAAGTLMEAVYRQNGDIINYLSSTDYDGERISKNIDVPVAHKIGDAYDFKHDVAIVYADSPFILSIFTDKEGYDKITSIADDVYGILK from the coding sequence ATGAAAAAGCTCTTAATAGCTGCAACTGTTGTGCTTGTATCTTCTAGCCCCCTGGTCCTACTTCCTATGGAGAAGGAGCTAACTCTGACCCCAAAACAGGTCCAAAAATTGACTCAAAATACTACAGCTAGTTTGACTCAATTTAAACAGATTCCTAAAAATCCAAGAACGATAACAACTATCCTAACTTATAAGAACAAGGATTTAACAGAATTTAAAACCAGTATCCAAGCGGATACCAAACTATCGATTTCTGCTATTTTTTGGAATGCTAAAGGTGAACCTGTTTTCCAACTTCAAGATGGTGATTATGTAGCCGCTAGTCAGAAATCAATTGTGGATGATAGTATCTATAATCAAAAACCAGTAGATATGACCTTCTGGACTAAAGATGGTTTAACGGTATACAAAGAACCTTACGTGTTAGGAACCGAAAAAGCTGACTCTAAACTCGCTAGTTTCAAACCTATTAAGGTTAGCCAAGTAGCTCAGACGCATGCAGGGACCTACTATTTGGTAGACGGAGAGGGGTGGATTAACGCTTCTGATTTATCAACGACTGATAATCGCATCGAGTCTGTTCAAAAAGTCCTTAATGAGAAGTATAACAATCAAGAGCGCATTTCAGTTTATGTTAAACAGCTTGATACGAACCGAGTAGCTGCTATCAATGACGAAAAAAGCATGTATGCAGCTAGTGTAGCGAAGCTTGGTCTACTCTACTATGCACAGGAACGTCTGTCTCAAGAGAAATTAGCATTATCAGATGAGTATCAATATACCTCTGCTGTGAATGGTTTTCCAGGTGCTTATGATCCAGATGGTTCTGGAAAGATTAGTAAGATGCCTGATGATAAAAATTATAGCTTAGAAAATCTGTTGAAGGCTGTAGCCCAAAACTCAGATAATGTAGCGACAAATATATTAGGTTATTATGTAGCCAATCAGTATGATAAAGCCTTCCAAAAATCAGTAGATAAAGCCGCAGCGACCTCGTGGAATATGGATAAAAAGGAGTTGACTGCTAGAGCCGCAGGTACTTTGATGGAGGCTGTTTATAGACAAAATGGAGATATTATCAATTATCTTTCAAGCACGGACTATGATGGCGAACGTATTTCCAAAAACATTGATGTCCCTGTTGCACATAAAATAGGGGATGCCTACGACTTTAAACATGACGTCGCTATTGTTTATGCAGATTCTCCCTTTATTTTATCGATTTTTACGGATAAAGAAGGCTATGACAAAATCACCTCAATTGCAGATGATGTTTATGGAATTTTGAAATAA
- a CDS encoding SP_0009 family protein produces MKDLLKTVETFLTYSEAKLKELSEKNQQLKTELPRKEEVKKQA; encoded by the coding sequence ATGAAAGATTTACTTAAAACTGTAGAAACTTTTTTAACCTATTCAGAAGCCAAGTTAAAGGAACTATCAGAAAAAAATCAGCAACTTAAAACGGAATTACCGAGGAAAGAGGAGGTGAAGAAGCAAGCATGA
- the tilS gene encoding tRNA lysidine(34) synthetase TilS — protein MTQKLLQMMQAKGYFNRHKKILVAVSGGADSMSLLHFLYNHQKDLDIQLGIAHVNHKQRQESEHEEAYLHHWAEEHKVPFHYSAFSGKFSENAARTFRYEFFKQVMKDYDYSALVTAHHADDQAETIFMRLLRGSRLRHLTGISAIRPFGTGQIIRPFLHLTKAQLPVTFHFEDRSNTSLAYLRNRIRLSYLPTLSQENPKIKEHLCLLAEEIGLIEQALGELTKDISITDLSVFQQQSDAVQLFLLQNYLDSFPDLQLSKGQFNQLISYLRKNTSGKMPLKNGYELVKTQTDFLIRKEASISLSPPCLLEFGKSVEFEDYTLTFSEFNDVSNTDAISIWSEAPIVIRHRKEGDKIDLGSHHKKLRRLFIDNKILEKDRQKAIVGEQDGHIIFLYVAGRLYLKKRPENAILYGTVVIYKNF, from the coding sequence ATGACACAAAAATTGTTGCAAATGATGCAAGCCAAGGGTTATTTTAACCGGCACAAGAAAATTTTAGTAGCAGTATCAGGTGGAGCAGACTCTATGAGTTTGCTGCACTTTTTGTATAACCATCAAAAAGATTTGGATATTCAGTTGGGGATTGCTCACGTTAATCATAAACAACGACAAGAGTCGGAGCATGAAGAAGCGTATTTACATCATTGGGCAGAGGAACACAAGGTCCCTTTTCACTATAGTGCATTCTCAGGAAAGTTTTCAGAAAATGCTGCCCGTACCTTTCGCTATGAGTTTTTTAAGCAGGTCATGAAAGATTATGATTACTCTGCTCTTGTAACAGCCCATCATGCAGATGATCAGGCAGAGACAATTTTTATGAGACTGTTGAGAGGAAGTCGTTTAAGACACCTGACAGGAATTTCAGCTATCAGACCATTTGGCACTGGTCAGATTATTCGTCCCTTTTTGCATCTTACGAAAGCTCAGCTTCCCGTAACTTTCCATTTTGAAGATAGGAGTAATACTTCACTAGCCTACCTTCGGAATCGCATCAGACTGTCCTATCTTCCTACTTTATCTCAGGAAAATCCTAAAATTAAGGAGCACCTTTGTCTTTTAGCCGAGGAGATTGGTCTTATAGAGCAAGCTCTAGGAGAGTTAACAAAGGATATTAGTATCACTGATTTATCTGTTTTTCAGCAACAGTCAGATGCTGTCCAGCTCTTTCTTCTTCAGAATTATTTAGACTCCTTTCCTGATTTACAGCTTTCTAAAGGCCAATTTAATCAATTAATAAGTTATCTAAGGAAAAATACTTCAGGAAAGATGCCCCTAAAAAATGGTTATGAACTAGTAAAAACACAGACAGATTTCTTGATAAGGAAAGAAGCGTCTATTTCTTTATCGCCTCCTTGTCTCTTAGAATTTGGAAAATCTGTTGAGTTTGAGGATTATACCTTGACTTTTTCAGAATTCAATGACGTTTCTAACACAGATGCTATTAGTATTTGGTCAGAGGCCCCAATAGTGATTCGTCATAGAAAAGAAGGCGATAAGATTGACCTTGGTAGTCACCATAAAAAATTAAGACGACTGTTTATAGACAATAAGATTTTAGAGAAGGATCGTCAAAAAGCTATCGTAGGAGAACAAGATGGTCATATTATTTTTCTTTATGTTGCTGGGCGTCTCTATTTGAAAAAAAGACCTGAAAATGCTATACTTTATGGCACTGTAGTCATTTATAAGAATTTCTAA
- the ftsH gene encoding ATP-dependent zinc metalloprotease FtsH yields MNNKNNNGFLRNAFLYIIVIIAVVTGVQYFAGGSQSPSQQLSYTQLVKKIEDGKVKSITYQPDGSIIEVKGSYKKAEKVDTDLSLPFLGSASSETRSFTSTVLQNETTMQKLQSASEAADVNVKMIRESSSGAWISYLFSYLPLIGIAIFFLFMMNQGGNRGAMNFGRNRAKTQSKENIKVRFTDVAGAEEEKEELVEVVDFLKNPRKYKALGARIPKGVLLEGPPGTGKTLLAKAVAGEADVPFFSISGSDFVEMFVGVGASRVRSLFEDAKKAERAIIFIDEIDAVGRRRGTGMGGGNDEREQTLNQLLIEMDGFDGNENIIVIAATNRSDVLDPALLRPGRFDRKVLVGRPDVKGREAILKVHAKNKPLAEDVDLKVVAQQTPGFVGADLENVLNEAALVAARRSKTRIDASDIDEAEDRVIAGPSKKDRQVSEHERKVVAYHEAGHTIVGLTLSSARDVHKVTIVPRGRAGGYMISLPKEDQMLSSKDELKEQLAGLMGGRVAEEIIFNVQTSGASNDFEQATQLARAMVTEYGMSEKLGPVQYEGNHAMNPGQFTTDKSYSAHTAQLIDEEIRSLLVEAHDKAAEIINANRETHALIAEALLKYETLDAAQIKSIFETGKMPEDSLGDSEEDNHALSYDEVKERIENKNKDEEE; encoded by the coding sequence ATGAATAATAAAAATAATAATGGCTTCTTACGGAACGCTTTTCTCTACATCATAGTTATTATTGCGGTTGTAACCGGAGTACAATACTTTGCAGGAGGAAGCCAAAGCCCAAGTCAACAATTGTCTTACACACAGTTGGTTAAGAAAATTGAAGATGGTAAGGTAAAATCTATCACTTATCAGCCAGACGGTAGTATCATTGAAGTTAAAGGTAGCTACAAAAAGGCCGAAAAGGTTGATACTGATCTTAGTCTACCATTTTTAGGTAGTGCATCATCAGAGACACGTAGCTTTACATCGACTGTGCTGCAGAATGAAACAACCATGCAGAAATTGCAGTCAGCATCAGAAGCAGCTGATGTTAATGTTAAAATGATACGTGAAAGTTCAAGTGGTGCTTGGATTTCATATCTTTTTAGTTACCTACCTTTGATTGGGATTGCTATTTTCTTCCTTTTCATGATGAATCAAGGCGGTAACCGTGGTGCTATGAATTTTGGCCGCAACCGTGCTAAGACTCAATCAAAAGAGAATATTAAAGTTCGTTTCACAGATGTGGCTGGTGCGGAAGAAGAAAAAGAAGAACTTGTAGAAGTCGTAGATTTCCTCAAAAATCCACGTAAATATAAAGCACTTGGTGCACGTATCCCTAAGGGTGTTCTCCTTGAAGGCCCTCCAGGGACAGGTAAAACACTGCTTGCTAAAGCTGTTGCTGGTGAAGCAGATGTTCCTTTCTTTAGTATCTCAGGTTCTGATTTCGTAGAGATGTTTGTCGGTGTCGGAGCAAGTCGTGTTCGTAGTCTTTTTGAAGACGCTAAGAAGGCCGAACGTGCTATTATCTTTATTGATGAAATCGATGCGGTTGGCCGTCGTCGTGGTACTGGAATGGGCGGCGGTAACGACGAACGTGAACAAACCCTTAACCAACTGTTGATAGAAATGGATGGTTTTGATGGAAATGAGAATATCATTGTCATTGCTGCAACCAACCGCAGTGATGTTCTTGATCCAGCCCTCCTACGTCCAGGACGTTTTGACCGTAAAGTTCTTGTTGGTCGCCCAGATGTAAAAGGCCGAGAAGCTATCTTGAAAGTCCATGCCAAGAATAAACCATTGGCTGAAGATGTTGACCTTAAAGTTGTTGCTCAACAAACTCCAGGTTTTGTTGGAGCTGACTTAGAGAATGTCTTGAATGAAGCAGCCCTAGTTGCTGCACGACGTAGTAAGACTAGAATTGATGCTAGTGATATCGACGAAGCAGAGGATCGTGTTATTGCTGGACCATCTAAGAAAGACCGCCAAGTTTCAGAACACGAACGTAAAGTTGTGGCTTACCATGAAGCAGGACATACAATTGTTGGTTTAACACTTTCTAGCGCTCGTGATGTTCACAAGGTTACTATTGTTCCACGAGGTCGCGCAGGTGGTTATATGATTTCTCTACCAAAAGAGGATCAGATGTTGTCATCTAAAGATGAGCTAAAAGAACAATTGGCAGGACTTATGGGTGGACGTGTTGCAGAAGAAATTATTTTCAACGTTCAAACCTCAGGCGCTTCAAATGACTTTGAGCAAGCAACACAGTTAGCACGTGCAATGGTTACTGAATATGGTATGAGCGAAAAACTTGGACCAGTCCAATATGAAGGTAATCATGCGATGAATCCAGGACAATTTACGACAGATAAGTCTTACTCAGCTCATACAGCTCAACTTATTGACGAAGAAATTCGATCACTTTTAGTTGAGGCACATGACAAAGCAGCTGAAATTATCAATGCAAACCGAGAAACACATGCTCTCATTGCAGAAGCTTTGCTTAAGTATGAAACACTTGATGCTGCACAAATCAAGTCGATTTTTGAGACTGGTAAGATGCCGGAGGATTCTCTTGGAGATTCAGAAGAAGATAACCATGCCCTATCTTACGACGAAGTCAAAGAAAGAATTGAAAATAAAAATAAAGATGAAGAAGAGTAA
- a CDS encoding RNA-binding S4 domain-containing protein: MRLDKYLKVSRIIKRRPVAKEVADKGRIKVNGVLAKSSTDLKIGDQVEVRFGNKLLTVRVLEMKDSTKKEDAAKMYEIISETRIEADEQEA; encoded by the coding sequence TTGAGATTAGACAAATATTTAAAAGTATCACGAATTATCAAACGCCGTCCAGTTGCTAAAGAAGTGGCTGATAAAGGGCGTATAAAAGTAAATGGTGTACTCGCTAAGTCATCTACAGATTTAAAAATTGGTGACCAAGTGGAAGTTCGTTTTGGAAATAAACTCTTGACTGTCCGTGTTCTAGAAATGAAAGATAGTACGAAAAAAGAAGATGCGGCAAAAATGTACGAGATTATAAGTGAAACAAGGATTGAAGCAGATGAGCAAGAAGCCTAA
- a CDS encoding FtsB family cell division protein: protein MSKKPNIVQLTNDYIDSANQEQRLERAEHEQRNRFMGWILFVVVLLFILPTYNLVETYMNIKQQEKEVLSLQKDYDKLSDQTKERKDLAKKLKDDAFAEKYARAKYYYSREGESIYPVPSLLP from the coding sequence ATGAGCAAGAAGCCTAATATTGTACAGCTTACGAATGATTACATTGATAGTGCCAATCAAGAGCAACGATTAGAGCGTGCCGAACACGAACAAAGGAATCGCTTTATGGGGTGGATTCTCTTTGTGGTTGTTTTACTCTTTATCTTGCCAACCTACAATCTGGTTGAGACCTATATGAACATCAAACAGCAAGAGAAGGAAGTCTTGTCGCTTCAGAAAGACTATGATAAATTGTCAGATCAGACAAAGGAACGAAAGGATTTGGCTAAGAAACTTAAGGATGATGCTTTCGCCGAGAAATATGCGCGTGCTAAGTACTATTATTCACGTGAAGGAGAGTCTATCTATCCTGTACCAAGCTTATTACCCTAA